Proteins encoded together in one Apteryx mantelli isolate bAptMan1 unplaced genomic scaffold, bAptMan1.hap1 HAP1_SCAFFOLD_20, whole genome shotgun sequence window:
- the LOC136996077 gene encoding olfactory receptor 14C36-like: protein MSNRSSLNEFLLLAFADTRELQLLYFSLFLGIYLAALLGNGLIITVVACDHHLHTPMYFFLLNLSVLDLANISTTVSKSMANSLWDTRAISYSGCAAQVFLAFFFFGGEYYLLTVMAYDRFVAICRPLHYGTVMGSRACVKMAAAAWGSGLLNGLVHTPNTFSILLCEGNAVDQFFCEVPKILKLSCSDSYLREVGVTVVTACLVSGCFIFIVLSYVQIFTAVLRIPSEQGRHKAFSMCLPHLAVVSLFVSTAGFAYLKPPSLSSPALDLVVAVLYAVVPPTVNPLIYSMRNKELKDALRKVIQWTF from the coding sequence atgtccaacagaagctccctcaacgagttcctcctcctggcatttgcagacacacgggagctgcagctcttgtacttctcgctcttcctgggcatctacctggctgccctcctgggcaacggcctcatcatcacagtcgtagcctgcgaccaccacctccacacccccatgtacttcttcctcctcaacctctccgtcCTTGACCTTGccaacatctccaccactgtctccaaatccatggccaattccctgtgggacaccagggccatttcctactcaggatgtgctgcccaggtcttcctggctttcttcttctttggaggagagtattatcttctcacagtcatggcctatgaccgctttgttgccatctgcagacccctgcactatggtaccgtcatgggcagcagagcctgtgtcaaaatggcagcagctgcctggggcagtggtctTCTCAATGGTCTCGTGCACACTCCTAATACATTTTCCATACTACTCTGTGAAGgtaatgctgtggaccagttcttctgtgaagttcccaagatcctcaagctctcctgctcagactcctacctcagggaagttggggttactgtggttactgcctgtttagtctctgggtgtttcattttcattgtgctgtcctacgtgcagatcttcactgctgtgctgaggatcccctctgagcagggacgacacaaagccttttccatgtgcctccctcacctggctgtggtctccctgtttgttagcactgcagggtttgcctacctgaagccaccctccctctcctccccagctctggatctggtggtagcTGTTCTTTACGCGGTGGTGCCCCcgacagtgaaccccctcatctacagcatgaggaacaaggagctcaaagatgccctgaggaaagtgattcaatggacattt